A portion of the Girardinichthys multiradiatus isolate DD_20200921_A chromosome 23, DD_fGirMul_XY1, whole genome shotgun sequence genome contains these proteins:
- the fhdc2 gene encoding FH2 domain-containing protein 1, producing the protein MHINLSVAVKESQAFHGTKLPNCSATTEAMVVKAMETHQVLAAPPGPPAPPPPPPPPPPPPPPPASSSPVSRADTVRQSRLRKLNWERIPKEKVEGRKSVWSGAAPGEDEFPIDLHSLDELFGQKDSKPRDRTVTLRRQSTLLRRRSPQEGPEEIFLLDSKRSMNIGIFLRQFKMPAKEIVKDIRHGIGDRYGAEKLVELYKLLPDSEEECRLRRFSGEQSCLGEPDLFMLLLVEVPSFRLRLDAMILQQEFDPALTSLCVAARCLREAARELLSCPELHSILRLVLKAGNYMNAGGYAGNAAGFRISSLLKLADTKANKPGMNLLHFVALEAVKKDQSLLSFPSQLGHVGSASRLCEEGVLDDLAKLKSRVAALRTSIENETDIKQQTQSFLERAEEQLKEADDEVEGMRMSSQALMEFFCEDDGTQLEEACMVFHLFCHRFQRAVKENEERELKEQKRIERQREIVEKRRSLAVCTGLDLGLSLAREPHSQENQDELERLLEKNLRYTWSRRSLRITNSRRFTHHMQNDTHLNSSILKSFPVLGSSPTSPGYHSNSSSDHETSALLCSSAETDGGCSPFDQKSVLERGIRTLKQSMEAVKDSHIAVFSSSQHGNSFTLEQYGPESISYSLRDQLRTTGLLQKRDFSHEHMALNSSSTDSAAISTDASAQGVKSQNSTYRQRLTNSNCPAQSKSGSSSVHESNNTCGPLSNRDTMTKTKLQSSTEEVTSQPQTKHRPTAKISAGISLPEASLTKEGETGMVLTPVEEDWMPSSQPEFSHSQPEEASTLPAAGKETARSFSRVGGTLECHTLVKGLRSYEILSPTTSPLPRPTPSLCSKWKKEREVDLNEGTEPRSEASKEEARTVKTAVRSGIGAKRGFVSRKVPSNSKGIPRVRSKTEPSNEASSTVNPPLPTRPSIPRSSSARSSPSVRPAVAQVEVKRSTSMQEKTANESQIPEKSTLTRSSSDRTPHEKVFGSTQSAFIRGASTRVSKRVAPNSETQLPSQSGTANSPSSATAKTIRTAVISAARSKTAKTTTCGAASPANPKTPATSRIPSLKMPRGTAAQPLWR; encoded by the exons ATGCATATCAACCTGAGCGTGGCTGTCAAGGAATCTCAAGCCTTTCATGGAACTAAGCTCCCAAATTGCTCTGCTACCACTGAGGCTATGGTAGTAAAAGCCATGGAGACACATCAGGTGTTGGCTGCTCCTCCAGGACCCCCAGCTCCACCtccaccccctcctcctccacctcctcccccgCCTCCACCTGCATCTTCCTCACCAGTTAGCCGGGCAGATACTGTCCGTCAGAGTCGATTGAGGAAGCTGAACTGGGAGCGTATCCCCAAAGAGAAGGTGGAAGGGAGGAAAAGCGTGTGGAGTGGTGCAGCCCCTGGTGAGGACGAGTTTCCTATAGACCTCCATTCTCTAGATGAGTTGTTTGGTCAGAAAGACAGCAAGCCAAGGGACAGAACTGTGACACTGAGGCGACAGTCGACACTGCTACGACGCAGATCCCCACAAGAAGGCCCGGAAGAG ATTTTCCTACTGGATTCCAAACGCAGTATGAACATAGGAATATTTCTACGTCAGTTCAAAAT GCCAGCTAAGGAGATTGTCAAAGATATCAGGCACGGTATTGGAGATCGCTATGGAGCAGAGAAGCTCGTGGAGCTCTACAAACTGCTGCCTGACAGTGAGGAG gaaTGTCGCCTTAGGAGGTTTAGTGGAGAACAGAGCTGTCTTGGAGAACCTGATCTTTTCATGTTGCTTTTAGTGGAAGTTCCCAG TTTTCGGCTTCGTCTGGATGCCATGATCCTACAGCAAGAGTTTGACCCTGCTCTGACCTCTCTGTGTGTGGCAGCCAGATGTCTGAGGGAGGCGGCGAGAG AACTGCTGAGCTGTCCGGAGTTGCACTCCATCCTCCGTTTGGTGCTGAAAGCGGGAAACTACATGAATGCT GGTGGGTATGCAGGGAATGCAGCTGGCTTTCGAATTTCATCACTTCTCAAATTGGCAGACACCAAAGCCAACAAGCCAGGGATGAATTTGCTGCATTTTGTTGCTCTG GAAGCTGTGAAAAAAGACCAGAGTTTACTGTCTTTTCCCAGCCAACTAGGCCACGTTGGCTCCGCCTCCAG GTTGTGTGAAGAGGGTGTCCTAGATGACCTGGCAAAGTTAAAAAGCAGAGTGGCTGCACTCAGGACAAGTATAGAGAATGAAACAGATATTAAGCAACAGACACAATCGTTTCTGGAG AGGGCTGAAGAGCAACTTAAGGAGGCCGATGATGAGGTAGAGGGTATGAGGATGTCGAGTCAAGCAttgatggagtttttctgtgAAGATGATGGCACACAGCTAGAGGAGGCTTGCATGGTCTTCCATTTGTTCTGCCACAGGTTCCAAAGAGCTGTTAAG gaAAATGAGGAACGGGAACTTAAGGAGCAGAAACGTATAGAACGTCAACGTGAGATTGTGGAAAAACGTCGCTCCCTTGCAGTTTGTACAGGTCTGGACCTGGGGCTGAGTCTTGCCAGAGAGCCTCACAGTCAGGAAAACCAAGATGAACTGGAAAGACTTTTAGAGAAGAACCTGAGATACACTTGGAGTCGCCGTAGTCTTAGAATTACTAATTCTCGCAGATTCACACACCACATGCAAAATGACACTCATCTCAACAGCTCCATTCTCAAGAGTTTCCCAGTTTTGGGTAGTAGCCCGACATCCCCTGGTTACCACTCAAACAGCTCCTCAGACCACGAGACTAGTGCTTTACTCTGCAGCTCCGCAGAGACTGATGGCGGATGTTCCCCCTTTGACCAAAAGTCTGTTCTGGAAAGAGGCATTAGAACATTGAAACAGAGCATGGAAGCAGTTAAAGACTCCCACATTGCAGTATTTAGTTCCTCTCAACATGGAAATAGCTTCACTCTGGAGCAATATGGGCCTGAGAGCATTTCTTACTCACTACGTGACCAACTGAGGACAACAGGACTTCTTCAAAAGAGAGATTTTTCTCATGAACACATGGCTTTGAACAGTTCTAGTACAGACTCTGCTGCTATAAGCACCGATGCATCAGCCCAGGGTGTTAAAAGCCAGAATTCCACTTACAGACAGAGGCTTACCAACAGCAATTGCCCTGCTCAGTCTAAATCTGGAAGCTCTTCAGTTCATGAGTCCAATAATACCTGTGGACCGCTTTCCAACAGAGACACAATGACTAAAACTAAATTACAATCATCCACAGAGGAGGTAACATCCCAACCACAGACAAAGCATCGTCCAACAGCTAAAATAAGTGCAGGAATCTCTTTACCTGAGGCAAGTTTAACAAAAGAGGGAGAAACTGGAATGGTTTTAACCCCAGTGGAGGAGGACTGGATGCCCTCCAGTCAGCCAGAGTTTAGCCATTCACAGCCAGAGGAGGCCTCTACTTTGCCAGCTGCTGGTAAAGAGACTGCCAGGTCATTCTCACGAGTGGGTGGAACACTGGAGTGCCACACTCTGGTTAAAGGTCTACGGTCCTATGAGATACTATCTCCCACAACCTCTCCACTCCCGCGACCCACACCAAGCCTTTGCTCCAAGTGGAAGAAGGAGAGAGAAGTCGACCTCAATGAGGGGACTGAGCCAAGGTCTGAAGCATCAAAGGAGGAGGCTAGAACCGTGAAGACCGCGGTGCGTAGTGGTATTGGAGCAAAGAGAGGGTTTGTGTCACGGAAAGTTCCTTCAAACAGCAAAGGCATCCCCAGAGTGCGCTCCAAAACTGAGCCTTCAAACGAAGCGTCATCAACTGTTAACCCACCTCTGCCTACACGGCCGTCCATTCCCCGCAGCTCTTCAGCCCGCTCATCCCCTTCTGTTCGACCAGctgtagctcaggtggaagTGAAGCGAAGTACCAGCATGCAGGAGAAAACTGCAAATGAGTCACAGATTCCAGAGAAGTCCACTCTGACTCGGAGTTCTTCAGACAGAACTCCACATGAGAAGGTCTTTGGCAGCACCCAGTCGGCCTTTATCAGAGGAGCTTCTACTCGTGTGTCCAAACGTGTTGCTCCAAACTCTGAGACCCAGCTTCCATCCCAGTCGGGGACCGCAAACAGCCCATCCTCAGCCACTGCCAAGACCATACGCACAGCTGTCATTTCAGCTGCTCGCAGTAAAACAGCCAAGACAACAACATGCGGGGCTGCCTCACCTGCTAACCCGAAAACCCCAGCTACTTCACGGATTCCTAGTCTCAAAATGCCCCGGGGCACTGCAGCTCAGCCCCTGTGGAGATGA